Proteins from a single region of Butyrivibrio fibrisolvens:
- a CDS encoding adenylosuccinate synthase — MVKAVVGANWGDEGKGKITDMMADNADVVIRFQGGANAGHTIVNEYGKFALHTMPSGVFHPNIMNIIGNGMAFDIPKFMRELKEVTEKGVPMPQIMISDRVQVMMPYHILFDTLEEARLAGKSFGSTRSGIAPFYSDKFAKIGWQINEFFQDDEVIKEKIANIASIKDTLLVHLYHTDPIDQEELFNTIVDWREQVRPYIGNVSEYLDKALKENKTILLEGQLGTMKDPDHGIYPMVTSSHTLAAYGALGAGIAPYEIKEIVAVTKAYSSAVGAGEFVSEIFGEEAELMRNHGGDGGEYGATTGRPRRMGWYDCVASKYGCRLQGATDVAFTVLDDLGYLDEIKVCVAYEIDGKETTEFPVTRELKKAKPVYVTLPGWKCDIRGIRNFDELPENAKKYVNFIEEQLGFPITMVSNGPAREDIIYRESPLKK, encoded by the coding sequence ATGGTTAAGGCAGTTGTAGGAGCCAATTGGGGCGATGAAGGCAAAGGTAAGATCACAGATATGATGGCTGATAACGCTGATGTCGTTATCCGTTTTCAGGGCGGTGCCAATGCTGGTCACACTATTGTAAATGAGTATGGTAAATTCGCTCTCCACACAATGCCGTCTGGAGTATTCCATCCGAATATTATGAATATTATTGGTAATGGTATGGCTTTTGATATTCCTAAGTTCATGAGAGAACTTAAGGAAGTTACTGAAAAGGGTGTTCCGATGCCACAGATCATGATCTCTGACAGAGTTCAGGTCATGATGCCATATCATATTCTTTTTGATACACTTGAAGAGGCTCGTCTTGCAGGTAAGAGCTTTGGTTCTACAAGATCCGGTATTGCACCTTTCTATTCAGATAAGTTTGCTAAGATAGGTTGGCAGATCAATGAATTCTTCCAGGATGACGAAGTTATCAAGGAGAAGATAGCTAATATCGCTTCTATCAAAGATACACTTTTAGTACACCTGTATCATACAGATCCGATTGATCAGGAAGAGCTTTTCAATACGATCGTTGACTGGAGAGAGCAGGTTCGTCCTTATATCGGCAATGTTTCTGAGTACCTTGATAAGGCACTTAAAGAGAACAAGACAATCCTTCTTGAGGGACAGCTTGGAACTATGAAGGATCCTGATCACGGTATCTATCCTATGGTTACATCTTCACACACACTTGCAGCTTATGGCGCACTTGGCGCAGGAATCGCTCCTTATGAGATCAAGGAGATCGTAGCAGTTACAAAGGCATACAGTTCAGCAGTTGGTGCCGGCGAATTCGTATCAGAAATCTTTGGCGAAGAGGCAGAGCTTATGCGTAACCACGGCGGTGACGGTGGTGAGTATGGCGCAACAACAGGAAGACCAAGACGTATGGGATGGTATGACTGCGTTGCATCTAAGTACGGCTGCAGACTTCAGGGCGCTACAGATGTAGCATTTACAGTTCTTGATGATCTTGGATATCTTGATGAGATCAAGGTTTGCGTAGCTTACGAGATCGATGGCAAGGAGACAACAGAGTTCCCTGTAACAAGAGAACTTAAGAAGGCTAAGCCTGTATATGTAACTCTTCCTGGATGGAAGTGCGATATCCGTGGCATCAGAAACTTTGACGAGCTTCCTGAGAATGCCAAGAAGTATGTAAACTTCATCGAAGAGCAGCTTGGCTTCCCGATCACAATGGTTTCTAACGGACCTGCACGTGAGGATATCATTTACAGAGAGAGTCCTCTCAAGAAATAA
- a CDS encoding HAD family phosphatase, whose amino-acid sequence MNENNNTGKWTAKRIAAIIGIVILVGMYVALLVLAFLFPANSFEIFITAVGGTVGVTILIWLMIWVIGLFTGRHTIASLDAMTSDQDHDKYGNAYPRKPSGHIDTIIFDIGNVLVDFSWRQMLVDKGVPEELVEKVGDATVRTDIWNEFDRGNMSHEEIVGKLCDNSPELAEYIHKGFDDFTGIVKLRSTSIPLIEGLKKAHYRILVLSNYSKSAVDNNKNEMVFLDYVDGGILSYKDHVIKPDREIYELLIKRYDLVPDKCVFIDDTEKNVAGAKNAGIKAIHYQSLEQMMDELKELGIKRI is encoded by the coding sequence GTGAACGAAAATAATAATACCGGTAAATGGACTGCAAAGAGAATAGCAGCGATCATAGGAATAGTTATACTTGTAGGAATGTATGTGGCTTTGCTTGTTCTTGCATTTCTTTTCCCTGCTAACTCTTTTGAGATTTTTATAACAGCTGTTGGCGGAACCGTTGGAGTTACTATTCTTATATGGTTGATGATATGGGTGATAGGTCTTTTTACAGGAAGACATACAATTGCATCTCTTGATGCGATGACATCGGATCAGGATCACGATAAGTATGGCAATGCATATCCGCGCAAGCCTTCAGGCCACATTGATACTATCATTTTTGATATTGGTAATGTCCTTGTGGACTTCTCATGGAGACAGATGCTTGTAGATAAGGGCGTTCCGGAAGAACTTGTTGAGAAGGTCGGTGATGCAACAGTAAGAACCGATATCTGGAATGAGTTTGACCGCGGCAATATGTCTCACGAAGAGATTGTTGGAAAGCTTTGTGATAATAGCCCTGAGCTTGCAGAGTATATTCATAAAGGTTTTGATGACTTTACAGGAATAGTCAAGCTCAGAAGTACTTCAATTCCTCTTATCGAGGGGCTTAAGAAGGCTCACTACAGGATTCTTGTACTTTCCAATTATTCTAAGAGTGCTGTAGATAACAATAAAAATGAAATGGTCTTTCTTGACTATGTTGATGGCGGAATCTTAAGTTACAAGGACCATGTTATTAAGCCTGACCGTGAAATATATGAGCTTCTTATAAAGAGATATGATCTTGTTCCTGATAAATGCGTATTTATCGATGATACTGAGAAAAATGTTGCAGGTGCAAAGAATGCCGGAATTAAGGCAATCCATTATCAGAGTCTTGAACAGATGATGGATGAGCTTAAGGAACTTGGTATAAAGAGAATATGA
- a CDS encoding LysR family transcriptional regulator codes for MNKNNDSNFDVNLEYYKIFYHVAKSGGITAASKSLSLSQPAVSQQISALEKQLGVSLFKRNGRGIALTSEGSLLYEYVKRGYEEIIQGEKRLSQLLHLEAGEVRVGASDMTLRFFLLPYLEKFHQLYPGIKVTVTNGPTPETLRYLEDDRIDFGVVSSPFPDFINKEDICYTDVREIQDCFVAGRSFIQYKNHMIDLSELGNLPLITLEGNTSSGRYVTEFLEQNDITIHPEFELATSDMIVQFAERSLGVGMVVRDFAKEDLDNGKLFELRLKQRIPPRYIRLVTSNKRQQSLASAKLLELIKS; via the coding sequence ATGAACAAAAATAACGACTCAAATTTTGATGTTAATCTCGAATACTATAAAATCTTCTATCACGTAGCCAAAAGCGGAGGAATAACAGCAGCTTCAAAAAGTTTAAGCTTATCCCAGCCGGCAGTAAGTCAGCAGATATCAGCTCTTGAAAAGCAGCTTGGCGTATCTTTATTTAAAAGAAACGGGCGAGGCATTGCACTAACTTCTGAAGGATCTCTTCTATATGAATATGTAAAAAGAGGTTATGAAGAGATCATCCAGGGCGAAAAGCGCCTGTCGCAGCTCCTTCACCTTGAAGCAGGCGAAGTCAGAGTCGGTGCCAGCGATATGACTCTACGCTTTTTCCTTCTTCCGTATCTTGAGAAGTTCCATCAGCTCTATCCCGGAATAAAAGTTACCGTAACCAATGGTCCTACTCCCGAAACGCTCAGATATCTTGAAGATGACCGTATAGATTTTGGCGTAGTATCATCTCCTTTTCCTGATTTTATTAATAAAGAAGATATCTGCTATACAGATGTACGAGAAATTCAGGACTGCTTCGTAGCCGGAAGATCTTTTATCCAGTACAAAAACCATATGATCGATCTGTCCGAACTTGGGAACCTTCCGCTTATCACTCTTGAAGGCAATACATCAAGTGGACGCTATGTCACAGAATTCCTTGAGCAAAATGATATTACTATCCATCCTGAGTTTGAGCTTGCAACAAGTGATATGATCGTCCAGTTTGCAGAAAGGTCTCTCGGCGTTGGAATGGTTGTTCGTGATTTTGCAAAAGAAGACCTGGATAACGGAAAGCTTTTCGAACTACGATTAAAACAAAGGATCCCGCCAAGGTACATCAGGCTTGTAACAAGCAATAAACGCCAGCAGTCACTGGCATCAGCCAAACTATTAGAGTTAATAAAGTCATAA
- the infC gene encoding translation initiation factor IF-3 — MTINDLFINEQIRDKEVRVIGLDGEQLGVMSIQDARKVAEEAGVDLVKIAPNAKPPVCRVVDYGKYKYEQLRKAKEARKKQKTVEIKEIRISPNIDTNDLNTKINAARKFLEKGNRVKVTMRFRGREMAHMGASVHVLIDFAKELEDCAVVEKQPKAEGRSMVMFLAEKK, encoded by the coding sequence ATAACCATTAACGACTTATTTATTAACGAACAGATCAGAGACAAGGAAGTTCGTGTGATAGGACTCGATGGTGAGCAGCTTGGAGTTATGTCAATCCAGGATGCACGCAAAGTCGCAGAGGAAGCAGGAGTTGATCTTGTCAAGATCGCACCAAATGCAAAACCCCCTGTTTGCCGAGTTGTTGACTACGGCAAGTACAAGTATGAACAGCTTCGCAAAGCTAAAGAAGCGCGTAAGAAACAGAAGACTGTTGAGATTAAAGAAATTCGTATTTCTCCCAACATCGACACTAACGATCTTAATACCAAGATCAATGCTGCAAGGAAATTCCTTGAAAAGGGCAATAGGGTTAAAGTAACTATGCGTTTTAGAGGTCGTGAGATGGCTCATATGGGAGCGAGCGTTCATGTTCTGATTGATTTTGCCAAAGAGCTTGAGGATTGCGCAGTAGTTGAGAAGCAGCCAAAGGCAGAAGGCAGAAGCATGGTTATGTTCTTAGCTGAGAAGAAATAA
- the rpmI gene encoding 50S ribosomal protein L35 gives MQHKMKTSRAAAKRFKVTGTGKLMRNKAYKRHILTKKSTKRKRNLRQPGLVDATSVKTMKKILPYL, from the coding sequence ATGCAGCACAAAATGAAAACAAGCAGAGCAGCTGCCAAGCGTTTTAAAGTTACAGGCACAGGCAAGCTTATGAGAAACAAGGCATACAAGCGTCACATTCTGACTAAGAAGTCTACAAAGAGAAAGAGAAATCTTCGTCAGCCTGGTCTTGTAGATGCTACATCTGTTAAGACAATGAAGAAGATCCTGCCTTACCTTTAA
- the rplT gene encoding 50S ribosomal protein L20 has translation MARVKGALNAKKKHNRVLKLAKGYRGARSKQYRIAKQSVMRALTSAFAGRKQKKRDMRSLWIVRINAAARLNGMSYSTLMHGLKLAGVEINRKMLAEMAVNDAEGFKTLTEVAKKQIA, from the coding sequence ATGGCAAGAGTAAAAGGCGCATTAAATGCCAAGAAGAAACACAATAGAGTATTAAAGCTTGCAAAGGGCTACAGAGGAGCTCGTTCCAAGCAGTATAGAATTGCAAAACAGTCTGTAATGAGAGCTCTTACAAGCGCATTCGCAGGTCGTAAGCAGAAGAAGAGAGATATGAGATCACTTTGGATTGTTCGTATCAACGCAGCTGCTAGACTTAACGGAATGAGCTACAGCACTCTTATGCACGGTCTCAAGCTTGCTGGTGTTGAAATCAACCGCAAGATGCTTGCTGAGATGGCAGTTAACGATGCAGAGGGATTCAAGACTCTTACAGAAGTTGCTAAGAAGCAGATCGCATAA
- a CDS encoding aminoacyl-histidine dipeptidase — MGALDNLEPKSVFHFFEEISQIPHGSNNVQAISDYLVKFAKDRNLEYIQDEARNVIIFGNATKGYEDKEPVILQGHMDMVAVHDADYDIDMTTEPLKLETDGKKIWAKGTSLGGDDGIAVAYCLALLDSDTIPHPRLEVVITTNEETGMDGAFAIDLSPLKGRKLINIDSETEGVLLTSCAGGARFYARLPITKVHRSGIAYDIEVSGLHGGHSGTEIIKEYGNANVLLGRILAYVSEQNCVSCLSLVSIDGGVADNAIPVNSKATVVVSEEVSEEEVLRSVSEIEGVVKGELSVKDPGVKFTVTKKNKGTFDCFDAESMKKVYRLIMSLPNGIQAMSASVPGLVETSLNLGVVVTKDTTVTLEYAVRSSVDSSKDNLLKRLEYITAEFGARSEITSSYPGWPFNPDSKLREHMVEVFEKMYGRKPQISALHAGVECGLFGKKLEGLDCISIGPDMEGVHTTAEKLSVESSARTFEYLCEVLK, encoded by the coding sequence ATGGGTGCTTTAGATAATTTAGAGCCAAAATCAGTATTTCATTTCTTTGAGGAGATATCACAGATTCCTCATGGATCAAATAACGTTCAGGCGATCAGTGACTATCTTGTAAAGTTTGCTAAGGATAGAAATCTTGAATATATACAGGATGAAGCTAGAAATGTGATCATCTTCGGTAACGCAACAAAGGGTTACGAGGATAAGGAGCCTGTCATCCTTCAGGGACATATGGATATGGTAGCTGTTCATGATGCAGACTATGATATCGATATGACAACTGAGCCTCTTAAGCTGGAGACAGATGGCAAGAAGATATGGGCTAAGGGAACATCTCTTGGTGGTGACGATGGTATTGCAGTTGCATACTGCCTTGCTCTTCTTGATTCTGATACTATTCCTCATCCCAGACTTGAAGTTGTTATCACAACTAATGAAGAGACTGGTATGGATGGAGCTTTTGCTATAGATCTTTCTCCTTTAAAGGGAAGAAAGCTTATTAATATCGACTCTGAGACAGAAGGAGTTCTTCTTACATCATGTGCCGGTGGCGCAAGATTTTATGCAAGACTTCCTATTACTAAAGTTCATAGAAGCGGCATAGCTTATGATATAGAGGTTTCTGGACTTCATGGAGGACATTCAGGTACAGAGATCATCAAAGAGTATGGAAATGCTAATGTTCTTCTTGGAAGAATACTTGCATATGTGTCAGAGCAGAACTGTGTTTCATGCCTTTCACTTGTAAGCATCGATGGCGGCGTAGCAGATAATGCTATTCCTGTTAATTCAAAAGCAACTGTAGTTGTTTCAGAAGAAGTCAGTGAAGAAGAGGTCTTAAGATCTGTATCTGAGATAGAAGGAGTTGTTAAGGGTGAACTTTCTGTCAAGGATCCGGGTGTTAAATTTACTGTAACTAAGAAAAATAAAGGAACCTTTGACTGCTTTGATGCTGAATCAATGAAGAAAGTATACAGACTTATAATGTCTCTTCCTAATGGTATTCAGGCTATGAGCGCTTCTGTTCCGGGACTTGTAGAGACTTCACTTAATCTGGGAGTAGTAGTTACAAAAGATACTACAGTAACTTTGGAATATGCTGTCAGAAGTAGTGTTGATAGTAGTAAAGATAACCTTCTTAAGAGACTTGAGTATATTACTGCAGAATTCGGAGCAAGATCTGAAATCACATCATCATATCCTGGATGGCCATTTAATCCGGATTCCAAGCTCCGTGAGCATATGGTGGAAGTTTTTGAAAAAATGTATGGACGTAAACCTCAGATTTCAGCCCTTCACGCAGGTGTTGAATGCGGACTATTTGGCAAGAAGCTTGAAGGCCTTGACTGCATCTCAATAGGACCTGATATGGAAGGCGTCCACACAACTGCAGAGAAGCTTTCTGTAGAATCTTCTGCAAGGACATTTGAATACCTTTGCGAAGTTCTGAAATAA
- a CDS encoding TetR/AcrR family transcriptional regulator — MDETQKKILETVIVEYKAKGLKFTMDDIAKELHMSKKTIYKIYHDKEEMLDSMVDYVFNSIKESEHAILNDSGLTTAQKVSKILIALPDSYQNVDFRMMFQLKDKYPTVYAKINERLENDWEETISLIEKGIEEGCIRPISIPTLKIIFEATIEKFLSSDVLIKNNMEYQNALDNMIDILMSGLNK, encoded by the coding sequence ATGGATGAAACACAGAAGAAGATACTGGAGACTGTAATTGTTGAATACAAGGCTAAAGGCCTTAAATTCACAATGGATGACATTGCAAAAGAATTACACATGAGTAAAAAGACGATCTATAAGATCTACCATGATAAGGAAGAGATGCTTGATAGCATGGTTGATTATGTCTTTAATTCCATAAAAGAGAGTGAACATGCAATTTTAAACGATTCAGGTCTTACAACTGCGCAGAAGGTTAGTAAGATTCTTATTGCTCTTCCTGACAGTTATCAGAATGTTGATTTTAGAATGATGTTCCAGCTTAAGGACAAGTATCCGACTGTTTATGCCAAGATCAATGAGAGACTTGAAAATGACTGGGAAGAGACTATTTCTCTTATAGAAAAAGGAATCGAAGAAGGTTGCATCAGACCAATATCCATACCGACTCTTAAGATTATATTTGAGGCAACTATAGAGAAATTCCTTAGTTCGGATGTTCTTATTAAGAACAACATGGAATATCAGAACGCTCTTGATAATATGATCGATATACTTATGAGCGGTCTTAATAAATAA
- a CDS encoding alpha-galactosidase, with protein MIIERNGCFLLQTKGTSYLFNILPSGHPEHLHYGASVISDKQYESLLKTSTFGDGSEGEEASVLLKNICYSLSEKHPAAGGNMISYSDEYPNIALEDLPLEISSFGKGDIRDPFVLITHENGSKTSDFVFEKASFNNEIKAPESLPGSYVDKEDIAVGSSVDHASQLVVTYKDKEYGTKLEVIYSVYPECDVITRRAVVISGNEKIHIDRIMSNQIDFHENGLVFTSFHGRWADEMHRTDSVCDGGRCVSEEMAAGESGSRSNPFVMISRKDTTEDNGYCYGFNLIYSGNHYEALSSNGYDKSRFVSGISPATFGWSLEKGERFESPESVMTFDMHGANGMSRHMHDFVRKHVVRGTWRDKNRPILINSWEASYFKFNESSLLKLAKEAAGLGIELFVMDDGWFGKRNDDKSSLGDWYVNKDKLPNGLEGLSKKIEDLGMLFGIWVEPEMVNEDSDLYRVHPDWAVQVPGHAHSKGRNQMNLDFTRTEVQDYVIDAMKKVFSSGNISYVKWDMNRIFSDYYSASLPGDRQDEFMHRYYLGLYRIMKELTEAFPNILFEGCSAGGNRFDLGILSYFPQIWGSDDTDAICRVGIQRGYSYGYPQSAIGAHVSAAPNHQTLNTVPLETRFDVASFGCFGYELNLCDISSSERKEIKDQIDFYKKYRHTLQFGHYYRLEDGRCMAVSDDRKQAIGFMLQKESRPNRDVVTFRTKGLDDSKSYHFTNKYVDIDLKAMGSLVNMFAPVHIKQDGILHNIANSVVKVQNEKEDMIATGAILNNTGVRLRPKFGGIGFDQDGDKIGILRTGDSRLYVISEV; from the coding sequence ATGATCATTGAAAGAAACGGATGTTTTTTACTCCAAACTAAAGGCACATCTTATCTTTTTAATATTCTTCCATCAGGACACCCGGAGCACCTTCATTATGGAGCTTCTGTGATTTCAGATAAGCAGTATGAATCATTATTAAAGACTTCTACTTTTGGCGATGGCTCAGAAGGTGAAGAAGCTTCCGTGCTTCTTAAAAATATCTGCTATAGTTTAAGCGAAAAGCATCCTGCGGCTGGCGGAAATATGATCTCCTACAGCGATGAATATCCGAATATCGCGCTTGAGGATCTGCCTCTTGAAATAAGTTCTTTTGGCAAAGGAGATATTAGAGATCCCTTTGTCCTTATTACCCATGAAAATGGTTCAAAGACTTCTGATTTTGTATTTGAAAAAGCTTCTTTTAATAATGAGATCAAAGCACCGGAGTCACTTCCGGGATCATATGTGGATAAAGAAGATATAGCAGTTGGATCTTCTGTAGATCATGCAAGTCAGCTTGTAGTAACTTATAAAGATAAAGAGTACGGTACAAAGCTTGAAGTGATCTACAGCGTTTATCCGGAGTGCGATGTCATTACAAGAAGGGCTGTTGTTATTTCAGGGAATGAAAAGATTCATATAGACCGTATTATGAGTAACCAGATCGATTTCCATGAAAACGGTCTTGTATTTACATCTTTCCATGGAAGATGGGCTGATGAGATGCACAGAACAGACAGTGTATGCGATGGTGGAAGATGTGTGTCAGAGGAAATGGCAGCCGGAGAGTCCGGAAGCCGTTCTAATCCTTTTGTTATGATCTCTCGTAAGGATACTACTGAAGATAACGGTTATTGCTATGGATTTAACCTTATTTATAGTGGTAATCATTATGAAGCTCTTTCTTCAAATGGATATGATAAAAGCCGCTTTGTAAGCGGAATTTCTCCTGCGACATTTGGATGGTCTCTTGAAAAGGGAGAGAGATTTGAATCTCCTGAAAGCGTTATGACTTTTGATATGCATGGTGCAAATGGTATGAGCAGACATATGCACGATTTTGTCAGAAAGCATGTTGTAAGAGGAACCTGGAGAGATAAGAATCGTCCGATCCTAATTAATAGCTGGGAGGCTTCATACTTCAAATTTAATGAGTCAAGTCTTTTAAAGCTTGCTAAGGAAGCAGCAGGACTTGGCATAGAGCTTTTTGTCATGGACGATGGCTGGTTTGGAAAGCGTAACGATGATAAGAGCTCTCTTGGCGACTGGTATGTAAATAAGGATAAGCTTCCTAATGGATTGGAAGGACTTTCCAAGAAAATAGAGGATCTTGGCATGCTGTTTGGTATCTGGGTAGAGCCTGAGATGGTCAACGAAGATAGTGACCTTTACAGGGTACATCCTGACTGGGCTGTTCAGGTTCCGGGACATGCGCATTCCAAGGGCAGAAATCAGATGAACCTGGATTTTACAAGGACTGAAGTTCAGGACTATGTAATAGATGCTATGAAGAAGGTCTTTTCCTCAGGTAATATCTCTTATGTTAAGTGGGACATGAACCGTATTTTCTCTGATTATTATTCGGCTTCTCTTCCTGGAGACAGACAGGATGAGTTCATGCACCGTTATTATCTTGGGCTTTACCGCATAATGAAGGAACTGACCGAGGCCTTCCCTAACATTCTCTTTGAGGGATGCTCAGCCGGCGGTAACAGATTTGACCTTGGTATATTGTCATATTTCCCGCAGATCTGGGGCTCAGATGATACTGATGCGATATGCAGAGTTGGCATTCAAAGAGGCTATAGCTATGGATATCCTCAGTCAGCTATAGGCGCGCATGTATCAGCAGCACCTAATCATCAGACACTTAACACAGTGCCTCTTGAGACCAGATTTGATGTGGCTTCTTTTGGCTGTTTTGGTTATGAGCTTAATCTTTGCGATATTTCTTCTTCTGAGAGAAAAGAGATCAAGGACCAGATTGATTTTTATAAGAAATACAGGCATACACTTCAGTTTGGACACTATTACAGACTGGAAGACGGAAGATGCATGGCTGTATCAGATGATAGAAAGCAGGCTATTGGATTCATGCTTCAAAAAGAGAGCAGACCTAACAGGGATGTTGTGACATTCAGGACTAAAGGCCTAGATGATTCTAAGAGCTATCATTTTACAAACAAGTATGTAGATATAGATCTTAAGGCTATGGGAAGTCTTGTTAATATGTTTGCACCGGTACATATTAAGCAGGATGGCATTCTTCATAATATTGCCAATTCAGTGGTCAAAGTTCAGAATGAGAAAGAAGACATGATCGCTACAGGTGCTATCTTGAATAATACCGGAGTAAGGCTTCGTCCTAAGTTTGGCGGTATTGGATTTGACCAGGACGGAGATAAGATCGGTATACTCAGAACTGGCGACAGCAGGCTTTATGTGATTTCGGAAGTGTAA
- a CDS encoding DUF1858 domain-containing protein — MSLRDILFGSEEELANAPVNEEAEKAGAEAAAKAMSDEAQEDKKEGADLITTDMLVGEIIAKHPSTASFLMDCGMECIFCPASQMETLGEACAVHGIDGDEICAALNEKLEEYKD; from the coding sequence ATGAGTTTAAGAGATATTTTATTTGGAAGTGAAGAGGAGCTTGCAAACGCTCCTGTTAATGAAGAAGCTGAAAAGGCTGGAGCAGAGGCTGCTGCTAAGGCTATGAGTGATGAAGCTCAGGAAGATAAAAAGGAAGGCGCAGACCTCATTACAACAGATATGCTTGTAGGCGAGATCATTGCAAAGCACCCTTCTACAGCATCATTCCTTATGGACTGCGGAATGGAATGTATTTTCTGTCCTGCATCTCAGATGGAGACTCTTGGCGAAGCTTGTGCAGTACACGGAATCGATGGAGATGAGATCTGCGCAGCTCTTAATGAGAAGCTTGAAGAGTACAAAGACTGA